A genomic window from Nocardioides jiangxiensis includes:
- a CDS encoding sulfotransferase domain-containing protein — protein sequence MPLRESAFAHRIRRSSTLRKPAIATYRAIDRVRPAPPGPRVVANSIPKAGTHLVTALLDQLPGFRYSGRFVQLEASHFAHPETAASELQKNIRRVRTSSYMTTHLPALSPITDVLAASDVRTVMAIRDPRALAVSAFNYLRTAEHVGSRDEVLGMFPTDEALMDAIVHGYGEPGDPLSAPPIEVLFNAYAGWLDQPGVLTVRFEDLVGSQGGGASDSQVEQVARILDHIGVEDAGKVAPVYAERIFNTGAMTFHSGTIDGWRGQLAPAHVAHIEEMCGDAMARLGYVG from the coding sequence ATGCCGCTCCGTGAGTCCGCGTTCGCGCACCGGATCCGTCGCAGCTCCACGTTGCGCAAGCCCGCGATCGCGACCTACCGCGCGATCGACCGTGTCCGGCCGGCGCCCCCGGGCCCGCGCGTGGTCGCGAACTCGATCCCCAAGGCAGGCACGCACCTGGTCACGGCCCTGCTCGACCAGCTCCCAGGCTTCCGGTACTCCGGCCGGTTCGTGCAGCTCGAGGCTTCCCACTTCGCGCACCCCGAGACGGCCGCGAGCGAGCTCCAGAAGAACATCCGGCGCGTGCGGACCTCGTCGTACATGACGACGCACCTGCCTGCGCTGTCGCCGATCACGGACGTGCTGGCCGCCTCCGACGTCCGCACCGTCATGGCGATCCGTGACCCGCGAGCCCTCGCCGTCTCGGCGTTCAACTACCTGCGCACGGCCGAGCACGTCGGCAGCCGCGACGAGGTCCTGGGCATGTTCCCGACCGACGAGGCCCTGATGGACGCGATCGTGCACGGCTACGGCGAGCCCGGTGACCCGCTCTCCGCGCCGCCCATCGAGGTCCTCTTCAACGCGTACGCCGGATGGCTGGACCAGCCCGGCGTCCTGACCGTCCGATTCGAGGACCTGGTCGGCTCGCAGGGAGGCGGCGCCTCGGACAGCCAGGTCGAGCAGGTGGCGCGGATCCTCGACCACATCGGCGTCGAGGACGCCGGGAAGGTCGCGCCGGTCTACGCGGAGCGTATCTTCAACACTGGTGCGATGACCTTCCACAGCGGCACCATCGACGGCTGGCGCGGCCAGCTCGCCCCCGCGCACGTCGCACACATCGAGGAGATGTGTGGCGACGCGATGGCCCGCTTGGGATACGTCGGGTGA
- a CDS encoding NAD-dependent epimerase/dehydratase family protein, with amino-acid sequence MSNVDVLVAGGGGFIGGHLVADLVKQGLSVRSVDIKPIDEWYQVHEGVENVVADLSLRENAFAQTEGAREVYMLAADMGGMGFIENNKALCMLTVNTSTHMLEAAKAAEVERYFYSSSACVYNGSKQTDPNITALKEEDAYPADPEDGYGWEKLFSERMARHFLEDFGLQTRVARYHNVYGPEGTWTGGREKAPAATCRKIAEAVISGHHEIDIWGDGEQTRSFMYVDDCVKGSQMFLKGDSPIPVNLGSSELISINDLYTMVEGFAGIKCKRNYQLDAPQGVRGRNSDNTLIKEIYGWEPSISLLEGMEKTYRWVYDQVKAAQG; translated from the coding sequence GTGAGCAATGTCGACGTACTGGTCGCTGGTGGTGGCGGCTTCATCGGTGGGCACCTGGTTGCCGACCTCGTGAAGCAGGGCCTGTCCGTGCGTTCGGTCGACATCAAGCCGATCGACGAGTGGTACCAGGTCCACGAGGGCGTGGAGAACGTCGTCGCCGACCTGTCGCTGCGCGAGAACGCCTTCGCCCAGACCGAGGGCGCGCGCGAGGTCTACATGCTGGCCGCCGACATGGGCGGCATGGGCTTCATCGAGAACAACAAGGCGCTGTGCATGCTGACGGTCAACACGTCGACGCACATGCTGGAGGCGGCCAAGGCCGCCGAGGTCGAGCGCTACTTCTACTCGTCCTCCGCCTGTGTCTACAACGGCTCGAAGCAGACCGACCCCAACATCACCGCCCTCAAGGAGGAGGACGCCTACCCGGCGGACCCCGAGGACGGCTACGGCTGGGAGAAGCTCTTCTCCGAGCGCATGGCGCGCCACTTCCTCGAGGACTTCGGCCTGCAGACCCGCGTCGCGCGCTACCACAACGTCTACGGCCCGGAGGGCACGTGGACCGGCGGCCGCGAGAAGGCTCCGGCGGCGACCTGTCGCAAGATCGCGGAGGCCGTCATCTCCGGTCACCACGAGATCGACATCTGGGGCGACGGCGAGCAGACCCGCTCGTTCATGTACGTCGACGACTGCGTCAAGGGCTCGCAGATGTTCCTCAAGGGCGACAGCCCGATCCCGGTCAACCTCGGCTCGTCCGAGCTGATCTCGATCAACGACCTCTACACGATGGTCGAGGGCTTCGCCGGGATCAAGTGCAAGCGCAACTACCAGCTGGACGCCCCGCAGGGTGTCCGTGGTCGCAACTCCGACAACACCCTGATCAAGGAGATCTACGGCTGGGAGCCGTCGATCTCCCTGCTCGAGGGCATGGAGAAGACCTACCGCTGGGTCTACGACCAGGTGAAGGCCGCCCAGGGCTGA
- a CDS encoding glycosyltransferase family 4 protein — protein sequence MKILVHDYSGHPFQVELSRALAGRGHQVTHSYCDAYASGKGHLRAEPGETIRFEPIAVGRSVKKTSFGPRLLQELGFGFELARQVRRLRPDVVLFSNVPIPTLAVVTLILLVLRKPWVLWHQDVQAVAITSFAGDKLSPAFKLVGKVIGWAERWCSRRAAAIVVITDAFVDVHRSWGTADKTTVITNWAPLDEIYPVARDNAWAREQGVDAVQTLLYSGTLGLKHNPELLPNVARAVIDAGTPVRLVVVNEGPAAPVVQAEAERLGVPLTLLPFQPYERLPEVLGSGDVLVVLLEQSAGAFSVPSKTLSYLCAGRPILGLMPSENLAAKLVDQVGGCVLPPSDDSVPAAAAWVREVLADHARAQQIGKDSRALAEREFELEGCVDRFEAILRSAAR from the coding sequence ATGAAGATCCTGGTCCACGACTACAGCGGGCATCCTTTCCAGGTCGAGCTGAGCCGGGCGCTCGCAGGTCGTGGGCACCAGGTGACCCACTCCTACTGCGACGCCTATGCCTCCGGCAAGGGGCACCTGCGGGCGGAGCCGGGGGAGACGATCCGCTTCGAGCCGATCGCCGTCGGGCGCTCGGTGAAGAAGACGAGCTTCGGCCCCCGGCTCCTCCAGGAGCTCGGCTTCGGCTTCGAGCTGGCCCGGCAGGTACGCCGGTTGCGGCCCGACGTGGTGCTCTTCTCCAACGTGCCGATCCCCACGCTCGCGGTCGTGACGCTGATCCTGCTGGTGCTGCGCAAGCCATGGGTGCTGTGGCACCAGGACGTCCAGGCGGTCGCGATCACCTCGTTCGCGGGTGACAAGCTGTCGCCGGCGTTCAAGCTGGTCGGCAAGGTCATCGGCTGGGCGGAGCGCTGGTGCTCGCGACGCGCGGCGGCGATCGTCGTGATCACCGACGCCTTCGTCGACGTGCACCGCTCCTGGGGCACGGCCGACAAGACCACCGTGATCACCAACTGGGCGCCGCTCGACGAGATCTACCCGGTGGCGCGCGACAACGCGTGGGCCCGCGAACAAGGCGTCGACGCCGTGCAGACGCTGCTGTACTCCGGCACGCTCGGTCTCAAGCACAACCCCGAGCTGCTGCCGAACGTGGCCCGGGCCGTGATCGACGCCGGCACCCCGGTGCGGCTCGTGGTGGTCAACGAGGGCCCGGCGGCGCCTGTCGTGCAGGCGGAGGCCGAGCGCCTCGGCGTCCCGCTGACCCTGCTGCCGTTCCAGCCCTACGAGCGGCTGCCCGAGGTGCTCGGCTCCGGCGACGTCCTCGTCGTGCTGCTCGAGCAGTCGGCGGGCGCGTTCTCCGTGCCGTCCAAGACGCTGTCCTACCTCTGTGCGGGCCGGCCGATCCTGGGCCTGATGCCGTCGGAGAATCTCGCCGCGAAGCTCGTCGACCAGGTGGGGGGCTGCGTGCTCCCGCCGTCCGACGACTCGGTCCCGGCGGCTGCCGCCTGGGTCCGTGAGGTGCTCGCCGACCATGCCCGTGCCCAGCAGATCGGCAAGGACTCGCGTGCGCTCGCCGAGCGGGAGTTCGAGCTCGAGGGCTGCGTCGACAGGTTCGAGGCGATCCTTCGGTCTGCCGCGCGCTGA